From the genome of Methanobacterium formicicum:
GGTTAGGAATTTCACCACTTCATCCATTTCCTGGGCACGTCTTTGGGAATGATAGGTACTGCTGGTGAGTCGTGAGTTGGCAGATGCAGGAAAATGTGATCCTTCACTCATTGTTAAATAGCGTAGTAGGGTTTCATCAACTCCCATCTGGTACGCAGCATGAAATGCCTCAAAAAGAAGTGCGGAAACACCCTTGGTGTAGGCACTACGCAGCATCTTCAACCCCGAGGCCTGACCAGGCTCGGTACCAATTACTTCAATATTCATACCGTACTGGTTCAATTCAGCAAAGTCTTCAGCAAACTCACCAGAGGCAATGATAGGAGTCCCTAAACCGTTCTTTATACCACCCATTATAGCCCCATCCACAGTTTTTCCAGTAGTGATATGGCTGAAAGCTTCTTTAACTGTACTAGGAGAGACGTTATTTAAATCCACATACACCCCATCAAAACCCCCACCACCTACCTTTGCAGCCACACTAACGGCTTCGGCAGGAACCACAGCAGATAAAAGAATATCAGACGACCCAACAAGCTCGGTTAAACTATCAAACACATCAACACCAGTTGATTTTGCAAGTTCCACTGATCTCTGGCTTCTTCCCTCAAGACAGGTTGAAACTTCCACTCCCCGTGCCAGCAGGCCGTTAGATAAGGTTGATGCAACTTCTCCAAATCCAAGGAAACCTATTTTTATTTTATTTTTTCGTGCCATTCTCTCAACTTATTCATTTACATTTTTTCATCAAATTAGTGCGAATTATTTGTCCAAAAACATTTCATATAACTTCTGCTACAATCTTTTAAGATATTTTTATTTTCTGATATTTTAATTCTATTCAAAAAAAAGATTGGTTAAGAAAAGGCAATGTAATTACTAAAATAATTGCCAGAAGGGTATGTTTTAGTTTTTAAACCATAATTTTCCATTACAGACATGTATTTGATATCTAAAAATAAAATTTAATCAAAACAATTCCAACAAAAACTGAAATAATTTTCTGAAAACTGAAAAAATCTAAAAAGGTTTATTAATTTTCTCCAATTAACTATAATTATGGTAGTAATTATTGATGAAATAAAAATATTTGACGAACATTATTCTTTTTTGGATTTTAGCGAAGTAGACTTTAATAAAGGTCAAATCCTTCAAAATTTGTCAAAAATTAATATATTTGTAGGGGCTAATAATTCTGGCAAGAGCCGTCTTTTAAGGGCCCTATTATCTTCTAATGAACTATCTAAAAGTATCGATACAAAACCTCTAGAATTTAAACCTTCTGATAATTCCATTAAAGAAATAAATTGTAATATAAGTAACTTGAACTTACCCGAAAACAATATTTTTGAAACACTACAAAATGACTTACTTATTTTAAAAACTGAAATGGAAGACCTTAAAAATGATACTTTCTCATCAATAAAACACATTAATGAAATTAAAAAAATTCACGCTTATTTAGATGAAATTAAATTGGAATATTTGTTTTCAAATGATGAAAATGTGCTTTTACCCCTTGAAAAACTGAAAAAACATTTAGAAAAATTAATAGAAAATCGACAGGGTGGCACTATTGATAGATTTAGTTTTACTTACATAGGGAATAGTTATAATGACCAATTATCTAAA
Proteins encoded in this window:
- a CDS encoding DUF1932 domain-containing protein, producing MARKNKIKIGFLGFGEVASTLSNGLLARGVEVSTCLEGRSQRSVELAKSTGVDVFDSLTELVGSSDILLSAVVPAEAVSVAAKVGGGGFDGVYVDLNNVSPSTVKEAFSHITTGKTVDGAIMGGIKNGLGTPIIASGEFAEDFAELNQYGMNIEVIGTEPGQASGLKMLRSAYTKGVSALLFEAFHAAYQMGVDETLLRYLTMSEGSHFPASANSRLTSSTYHSQRRAQEMDEVVKFLTEYEDPLITRATCEFFHSLPDKTGTIEKKPADYRDVFRKVDKKRVKEKKSQ